A portion of the Drosophila sechellia strain sech25 chromosome 2R, ASM438219v1, whole genome shotgun sequence genome contains these proteins:
- the LOC6608755 gene encoding uncharacterized protein LOC6608755 has protein sequence MFCSLAQTLFCVLLIQGGLYALHLSGNGNGNGNGNGNGEKSLGEAKVVQVPSHPVGPSTGAAAAWQTAPSQQQQHQQHPGGSPPGGGSSPHGHRSAAAAAFDATTVRLNKEIADMAQLERERLMLLARAKQTAEQPPAGSNHRGHPFIAGRIQMQPSEELDVGDYPALLQQAARGYIFGNVQKQPPTPVTLEQDYEQLRDLENRPVKYYGRVVQPAEREEQAEALYEPLHSFGDFDDFSELEQEPQEPHLGEDELLRELDAYQYHGLEDEPLPENPYRTLEQLELGAPDSLQQLFEQEQEQRDAPFNTMHSGKTHNPSNYNIRVQQKWARKRNGQGIAHNPEAEKQLQRQIFAQHFKPQRSGKLSLSANSEATASKHMKPSSRSGSKDNEKPHSELGSSASSAVSSATSSSGKQAAGDGLPKQQQVEQQSQQDKKDPSHKRSGSGSAGSMGSPGGGYSAQPPISHSIASQLMLRTARGQRQYDVPQIECPTAMDGMERFACPIPDRQGRYRCIDDHVLCDGFIDCPDGEDEDRRSCMFYKTTKAHLDVLADALLRWARGR, from the exons ATGTTCTGCTCGCTGGCCCAGACGCTCTTCTGCGTCCTGCTCATCCAGGGCGGCCTCTATGCCCTCCACCtgagcggaaacggaaatggcaacgggaatgggaatgggaacggCGAGAAGTCCCTGGGCGAAGCCAAGGTTGTGCAGGTGCCCAGTCATCCCGTTGGACCCTCGACGGGAGCCGCCGCCGCCTGGCAGACCGCAccctcgcagcagcagcagcaccaacagcaTCCCGGAGGATCTCCGCCCGGCGGTGGATCCTCGCCGCATGGCCATCGGTCCGCCGCAGCGGCCGCCTTCGATGCCACCACCGTGCGGCTGAACAAGGAGATAGCGGACATGGCCCAGCTGGAGCGGGAGCGACTGATGCTCCTGGCCCGCGCCAAGCAGACGGCGGAACAGCCGCCGGCGGGCAGCAATCATCGCGGTCATCCTTTCATCGCCGGCCGGATACAGATGCAGCCCAGCGAGGAGCTGGACGTGGGCGACTATCCGGCGCTGCTGCAGCAGGCCGCACGGGGCTACATCTTCGGTAATGTGCAGAAGCAGCCACCGACGCCGGTTACCCTGGAACAGGATTATGAGCAGCTGAGGGATCTGGAGAATAGACCCGTAAAATACTACGGAAGGGTAGTGCAGCCAGCGGAGAGGGAGGAGCAGGCGGAGGCTCTGTACGAACCGCTGCACTCGTTTGGCGACTTCGATGACTTCTCGGAACTGGAACAGGAACCGCAGGAGCCGCACTTGGGCGAGGATGAGTTGCTGCGTGAACTGGATGCCTATCAGTATCACGGCCTGGAAGACGAGCCACTCCCAGAAAATCCCTACCGCACGCTGGAGCAATTGGAACTGGGTGCACCCGACTCCCTGCAGCAGCTCTTCGAGCAGGAACAGGAGCAGCGAGATGCCCCCTTCAATACGATGCACTCCGGCAAAACCCACAACCCGAGCAACTACAACATAAGGGTGCAGCAAAAGTGGGCCAGGAAACGAAATGGCCAGGGCATTGCCCATAATCCCGAGGCGGAAAAGCAGCTGCAGCGCCAGATCTTCGCGCAGCACTTTAAGCCGCAGCGGAGTGGCAAGCTATCGCTGTCTGCCAACTCGGAGGCTACGGCCAGCAAGCACATGAAGCCATCCAGTCGCTCCGGCTCCAAGGATAACGAGAAGCCACATAGCGAGCTAGGTAGCAGTGCATCCTCTGCCGTCTCCTCCGCCACTTCTTCCTCCGGCAAACAAGCCGCCGGCGATGGACTACCTAAGCAGCAGCAGGTGGAGCAACAGTCGCAGCAGGACAAAAAGGATCCCAGCCACAAGCGATCCGGTTCCGGATCGGCTGGCTCCATGGGATCGCCAGGAGGCGGTTACTCCGCGCAGCCACCGATTTCACACAGCATAGCCAGTCAGCTGATGCTGCGCACCGCCCGCGGTCAACGGCAATACGATGTGCCACAAATCG AGTGTCCTACCGCCATGGATGGCATGGAGCGATTCGCCTGCCCGATTCCCGACCGGCAGGGCAGATACCGCTGCATAGACGATCATGTGCTTTGCGATGGCTTCATCGACTGTCCCGATGGCGAGGACGAGGACCGAAGATCCTGCATGTTCTACAAGACG ACGAAGGCCCATCTGGATGTGTTAGCGGATGCGTTACTACGCTGGGCGCGAGGGCGTTAA